DNA sequence from the Pseudorca crassidens isolate mPseCra1 chromosome 6, mPseCra1.hap1, whole genome shotgun sequence genome:
atcagctcagtgctttgtgaccatctagaggggtgggatagggagggtgggagggagatgcaagagggaggaaatatggggatatatatgtatgtatagcttattcactttgttataaagcagaaactaacacaccattttaaagcaattatactccaataaagatgttaaaaaaacaacctTAATATATTCCTGTTAAGATAACTGATATTCAAGTGAAGAAGGAGGACAGCAAgaacaagaaacatgaaaaaagttTTCCATGTTAAGCCTTTCAAACGTGTGACCATTGACTATTAAAAATGCCTGGAttctgggattccctggtggctcagtggttaagaatctgcctgtcgaagcaggggacacaggttcgagccctggtctgggaagagcccacatgccacggagcaactaagcctgtgcgccacaactactgagcctgcgttctagagcccgtgagccacaactactgagcccaggtgccacaactactgaagcccacgtgcctagaggccgtgctccacagcaagagaaccaccgcaatgagaagcccacgcaccacaacgaagagtagccccccacacatgccacaactagagaaagcccgtgtgctgaagcgaacacccaacacagctaaaaataagtaaataaacaaaataaataaatttatttttttttaaatgcccagaTTCTAGTAATTAGAGGAATGGAGAATGTGTTGTACCATGCCAGAGCTTGGGCAGCATTTTCTATAACTACTTCATTGTACCGGATTTATTCATCAaccttgtttatctgtttcaGTTAAGTCAGAAccatagaaagaaaacaaatttgcaGAATCACCAAAGTCTGTGGATATAAATGGTGCTTTGTGCTAATTCAATCACCAAACCGAGGCCATAGTTAAGTACCTGACGTTAGTCCCCAGTTGGAATCTTGACACTTGGTGGAAAAGTCAATACAATGAGGAATAGTTTACAGTCTGAGTATTTCGAATTTATGACCTATCCTTTCAGTCAGAAAAAGTCAGAGTAAGCCAAGGCCTAGTACAACAGTCCTCCATAGACCTTATTTCATCACAGAAAGTTAATAGTATACTCTTGGGTAGGTTTAATCACGTTTGTCTTTCTTACCTTATCTAGATTCCTTGCTCAGCCAAGAGGAAGACACAGGCCTTGCTTCTgagagaaagaaagtaaattGTGACAGCTTCCTCACAGATATGGAGAAGTTCTAcatcccatccccatccccaagtgcctttattcttctttcatattatacatttatttggttatatgtttttttcctgtctctcctTCCATAAATCACATGAAAGCAAGGACTTTGTCCTGCTCATTCTCAGTGACCAGAACGATGACGgactcatagtaggtgctcaataaatagccgTTGACTGAAGGAATGAATGGGTGGAGAACATAGCTTTCACTCAATAAACCATTATTTAACCAGAAGGAAAAACCTGTGATACGTGCGTAGCACTGCTGGGGAAGAAGGTAACCAAATCACAACTGGAACTTACTCCTTGACAAGGCAaactttttaagtctttttgaTACCAAAGTAAGAAAGTCTAAAATGTTCTCTGTTCTAACACTTTGATACCATCTAAAATACCAGAGCATACAGATGATTTAAAGATGACAAAGAACCAACAAGAGAATCAACGTCAAGGAACATTAGACACCACAGGGCTGCCTTACTGACACAGAAACACCTTTATACCAGTTGCCTGGTCAGAAACTTGATACCAACTAATTCCATCATATCTCTAAagactgtgtgaccttaggtaaaTTCCTTAGCTTCCTTGACCCTCAGTTTCTCTGTCCCCAAAATGGGCataaaaatagtacctacctcatgtttaaatgagatagtacatTAATGAACTTACAAGCGATATTAGCATATCACTTGCTGCTTACTAGTCTAGGTTTCATTAACGACGTGATTACTACCCAAACCCAAACACTTGCATGCATCTGTCCTTTCTCATATTTCTCATGCTTTCATCTGAATACTGCTGTATACCTCCAACCCATTTCCATGATGTCCAGCTCTGGCCTTTCCTAACAATTCTTTCCTGTCCTTCCAGCTTTTGCTCCCCTATCTCCTTGTCTTGGTTGAAACTTGAGTCTATGGCAACAGCACTCCCCTTATGGTTCTCTGAAGATGTTCACAGAGCCAGAAGCAGGTAGAAACCAACATTCTTGTGCTTCCATGATAGCACTTCTTCATTTCTATACACCTCCCCATTCTTTGAAGTACACGTGTGTCATTAGACCATCTACTTCTCCTCTTTCTGGCTGTCAGTTGAAGGTCTTGATCAGTTCTTTACTTGCCTTGAAAAATTTGGCCCAAGTTCACTACATCCTCTTTCACTCCTCTGGCTAACCTCAGTTTAGGCAACTTTATAACCATGCGGCGCAATGCCACTTATAAAGTGGTCTGGTCCCATTCCCCAACCCAGCCTCTATTTACAACTAGGAGTCAGGGAACAAACTAAGTAACACCATGGGAATGCAACCACCAAAACCCAGAAGGTGGGAACTCAGAAAAAGTTTCCTGGTTTCTCCAAAAcataaatcacaaaggaaaaagagaaggatggTAATGATAAGAAACATAgattaaacttaaaaagaaacaaatcacaCAAATGCAGTGTGTGGACCTTATGTGGAGCTTCATTCAAACATATCaactgtaataaataaataaatacaacccTTTTTTGAAACAAACAGGGAAATCAGAACATTGACTGAATATTTGGTGATATTGGGGAATTAGTGTTGATCTTTAAATCTGTGATAATGAGattgtttgtgtctttttaaaagtccctgttaaaaaaatacatataaatatgtgtatgcatgtgtaaatatatatttatattcatatataataatttgatatTGGGGAATTCCTTCAAAGTAAGTCAGGGTATATAAGTGGGGAGAAGTTGGGCAGAATATATGTAACCAGATGGCCATTGGTTGGTTGAAGCTGTTACTCTGGGGCTGGATGGATGTACGGGGGCATGAGGGAGCCATCTGGGTAATCTTGAATGGCCCAGAGTCATCACACAGGCGTGTACATATGCAAAAATTCAGCTAAGCTGTACACTTACAGACTTGTGCATTTTACTGTATACTGTATACCTTTTActttataccttaatttaaaaattaagtagaaaataCCTTTTccaacatgaaaaaaagaaaaagaagagctgcGAATTGGGAGCAACTTCTCTAATCCTTGAACATGGTTAGTGCAGTGAGACTAATGAATTAAACTTGCAGTTGTACGGCTGAGACTCTGTGCTGTGCTCTGATCCCAGGCTTAACAATCTGGCTTTGTGATTCCAATTTGGACTCTTGGGGGTAACACACTGATTTGCACAGGTGCTTTTACCCATGCACTTGACAGTGGAATGTTCTCATTGCGATTAATAAATTGGCTCCAGAAACTCAGCTAATAGGTGTTAGGACTCCTCGTCCCAAATAATTCACACACATTCAGAGCACTAACAAAATGTGCTACTTTCCTGACTCAGCAAAGCTCACCTGGTGAGACCACCCAGCAGCAGTCGGCCAAATGGGCCACTGCCCTTGACAGTGTCCTCTCTGGCTGTGCTGCTCCAGGAAAGGGTGACtgttggtggtggggaggggtggcagaGGGAGGGTTATCTAGAATGAGTCTCAACAATTCCAAGCCCAtctctgcttcctttctttttgccaTGGCCTTAACTGAGGTCCCACCGTTTCTCACCTTACTCATTGCAGCTCTCTCTGTATCTCTGCATCCATCTTCCATcccacctccctttcctcctGCTTTGACTTCTTCCATGGTCCCCCCGTGTTTCCATGTTCAAGTTCAAACCACTATGCTTAGTTGAGGTAACAGTTTTACTTAATCCGCAGCTGCTCCATCCTACAGCCACTCCTTGCATACATCCCGCTTCATCCAGTGTTACCCAACTGGTGGCATAATTGATACCTAGGTAAGAAAATTCTTCATTGTGCCAGGCTATCTTGTGCATTCCAGTGGGTTTAGCATCCCTGTCTCCTGCCCACTGAATACCTTAGTATCCCACCTTTAGACATTGTGACAACTAAAATATGCCCCCAGATATTTCCAAACACCCCCTGCTGCTCCTTTTCCAATTGGGTGTCTCCTACTGGCCCTTCATACCTCGACTCAAACAAGGGCTGAACCATACACAATTGCCATCTTCATAGTTCAAGAGCATCGAATATCGGCTATTTAATAAGGTTCAACtgaatattcttttcttctggaaACCCTCACTACTAATGCCCTGTCCCATGCCTTCCTTTATCCAAGTGCTTACCACGCTGTGTTGTCATAGCTGATTTTCTAGCCAGCCCCTCTCTCTTCCCACACTGCTCAGCACCAATTACCTGGGAGTGAGCACCAAGTGCTAACTTAATTTCTTGGCATCTCCAGCTTCACTTGACTCGGTGCCTGGCTCATAATAGGTGCTAACTCATGTTTGATGAATAGTCAAACAGGATATTGAGCATACTTTCCCTGACGGCTCAGTGTTGTTATTTATGAGCACAGAGATGCCTTCAGAGCCTACTGAGCGTTTGCTACACCAAATGACCCACCATTGCCCGCATTATGGATGTGCGTGTCTGGATTTTAAATCCTATCATCAGTGTGTCTTCCTCCACTCATCCTGCGTGGCTTTTGGAATCTGAAGCAGACTGTCCAGAGTGCTGTGTCGGGCACTCTGTGAACTTAAGTACATGACTATTGTGACAAGAACTACCCTGGTACAgggtcttttcatcttatttctgggttcttgCTAGGTTTCACACATTTGTTGTCTCTCTTCTGGTTACTGAGGCAATCAGTTTCTAAAAACCCTCtgcataggacttccctggtggtgcagtggttaagaatcctgccaatgcaggggacacgggatctagccctggtctgggaagatcccacatgccacggagcaactaagcttgtgcaccacaactactgagcctgcgctctagagcccatgagctgcaactaccgagcccccgtgccacaactactaaagcagagtgcctagagcctgtgctccgcaacaagagccaccgcaatgagaagcccgcgcaccgcaatgaagagtagccaccgctcaccacaactagagaaagcctgtgtgcagcaatgaagacccaacgcagccaaaaataaaataaataaattttaaaaaataaaccctcTGCATAATCATTTTGTTTTTGGAAAGTGCTTAAAGATGACTCAGGAGGacttataaaatagagaaatgttCCTCTGCTGAGATGCCCATTCCTAGGACCATGGCTGGTGACAGAATGACGGACTAAGTGATTGCTCAAGGAATTTTCTAAATAGTTGTTGTGTCCCTGGAGTCACAAAATAGATGGGcatactttttttattttgaaaagttttatatCAAGAAATATTGACCTATGTCACAGATAGAATCTTTCTAATTTTTGGTTTAAatgactttgaatttttttttaattcaaaaaaaccTTTCCATTATAATTCATATAGAATGAAGTCCAGGATCACAAGGGGTAGAGATAAAGGGAAAAACCAGGAAGAAGTAAATGGGGAATACAATTTTCACAACATTTTCGTATTTACTAAACTCTTAACTATTCTTAATACACCTCTTAATAAATGCTATTTAACTCAATCCACAAACAAATTTTGGTTCTTTTATgttcaatatttattcttcttatCATTTTCCTCTTTAACAAGGTAATTACAACAATTTAGGAAACAGAACTATATAAACAGAAGaatgttaagtgttttttttaatagccttCTGCTTGCAAGAAAGTCCATATATCTTATTCCTCCAAGTATAACTTTATACCACATACTAAACCAGATAGCTTATAGAAAACTAGTATTAAAtagcaaaacacaaacaaaaccacatatataaataacataacataaaatagaGTATAATGTGATGCTTAACAAAGCAAACTGTGATGCAATATGAATCAACTTCACTAATTGGACAAGTCCAATGAGACACAAATCAGATAAGCTCTGAACCTGCAACAGTGTGTGAGTGAAACTGCCAGCTCAGCTAGGTTCCTTTTGTTCTTGGGCTGTGTCCAGTTCCAGTCCAGGGAGTATCCATTTTTACATCTTCTTGACTCTTTGactataaagagaaaaagaagaaaaaaataagcaaagatgGGGTGCCTGGTGTGTGGGAATATCTTTGGTGCCTACAGATTGCCTCAGACACTCCAATCTCATCTCAGGATACCAGGCAGCTCAGAGGCCATATGAGGAAATCAGGGTTCAGAGAGGATGGACCCTGCCCAACATAACCCAGCTAGCTAAGTACAGAAACAGGACATGAACACTAAGGTTGTGTCTTCATATTCAGTATCTGGCACCCTGGTGTGAGATGATTCTGTCCATTGATAAAATGTCACTCCATTATCATCAGTGTAAATCAGAGCCATTGATCtctttttaactgtttattttttagcttttaaCAAACGAATGTCATGTAgtctttaaattatataaataagagGCATCTTTGCAACAAGAATCAAATGCATAGAGGAATCTCATACATCGTGtgaaaaatcattaaattaaaaacaattaaaataaaaatggggcttccctggtggcgcagtggttaagaatccacctgccaatgcaggggacacgggttcgagccctggtccaggaagatcccacatgccgcggagcaaccaagcccgtgtgccgcaactactgagcctgcaccctagagcccgtgctctgcaaaaagaaaagccaccgcaacgagaaaccCGCataccacagtgaagagtagccccagctcaccacaattagagaaagcctgtgcgcagcaacgaagacctaacgcagccacaaataaataaatgtataataaaaaaatgaaaatgatctgTAAGTGgttgaaaaaatgaattttttgttttcattgtccgATTCACACTACCCTTTAAAAACGTCATAGTGCTTAGGCTAAAGCATTCCAGCAAGCCTGTGATGCAACACTCTGAACACCACTCTTTCCCAAACATTTGGAGAGAGGCTGGTGGATTATAAACGTTCCATACCTGAGGATATGCACTACATGTTTCACCCAACTCTTCTTTGGATCTGCACACACAGCTAATCTTCTCTTTGTGTATAAGCTGAAAAAAGTCAGAGAATTTGATttatgtttcaatttcatttattgtttaaatgttttttttttctttttttccacaggACATGCAGTGGAAATTTCATATTCCAATTGGTGGCTCTACGCCCTAAACATTCTATTTGTTTCAGAggtgaaaaaaattgcaaaaaaaaatttcttcttagaAAGTTTGATGCAAGAAATAAAAGTGATTCTCCCTGACTTTCTCTGCAATCTAACAAAAGGTTGTGCAGTAACAGGAAGATCAAGTCCcagaattatttaattttgttggTGGTGGCTACATGAAATATGTATACATCTGATCAATAACTTATTTCATTGAAAATATAATACCCTATATAAATCAAGAATATtatatgaggggcttccctggtggcgcagtggttgagagtccgcctgctaatgcaggggacacgggttcgtgccctcgtccgggaagatcccacatgccgtggagcggctgggcccgtgagccatggccgctgagtctgcgcgtccggagcctgtgctccgcaacgggagaggccgcaacagtgagaggcccgcgtaccgcaaaaaacacaaaagaatattatATGAGATAGTGTAACTACTCTGAGCTTTAGCTTATAGCTCAACCACTTTCTGGTAGAAGATGTTCATTTCAAAGTTTaggtttttcatattttcctgaGATAGTATCTTAGTAGCTTATAAGTTTATCTTCAAAAGTGATTTTGCCCTCaactatgttcattttttttaaactaagttttGCCTTATTCCAGTTCCATTTAAAGTgaattttgaagaataaatgtACTACTAAAACACAGCTAGCTTTTTGCCACATGAGTTATTTCTGAATGAAACTCCAAAAAGGCAAAGCTTTTTCTACTTGAAATTCTCATGTACTCCTAATACAAATGAATTAGAATCCCTTAATAACTTACATGACTGCATTGATGTCACAAGCTTCATTGGCCAGCTGCTGTGTGAACCCCACGATAAATTTGGGATGAAGGATTTTTTCTGTATATTGGAGGCAGCAGTCAAAGTTGCTTgctgctgaaaagaaatgaaagatattgAGTCCACATGAATGAACTTATTCTGTGATAGGTATCGTGGAACTACCTGAAGTTGTGGAAAACCTAGAATCTGATTTATATGGTAAATAAACTATTTAGAGGAACACCTCCAATATCTTTGAGACCCATTTTAACATAGTTTCCagttctcttaaaaaaaatagtttgtgtACTGGGAAATTTTGGTTCAATTATACAGTTTAGAAGCACATGAGACATCAGTCTCATAAAAGGAATATCTTTAGTAAGAAACACAAACTgacagtattttatttcattcactaTAGTCACTCAAGAATATGAGTACCTTCCACTTGAAGAAACCCTTATAAATAACCttctaaattcagaaaaaaaagtaaattggcAAGTTTTAATCTATTATCTGGCTACTGAATAttgagaggaggggaaggacaagaagttacaaagaaaaatgtgatttatAGGAGCTGTTAATAAGAGCTACAATTAAAACACTTTGAAATTGTAATATTAGTTAATgggagtttttaattttgttcataaAATTTCAACACGTGTATTTTCAGGAATGCACCTGTTGCTAAAAGTGATGTCCTCTTAGTAATAAAGCAATTCTTGGGCACTCCCCTGAGTTAAATTACAACCTACTGTATCTTTGACCTGCTGTAAGTGATAAATGTAATCCCGAAGTTGGCAAGTGATGTCCCCAAGGCCTTGCAAGGATGAATTCAGGTGCCATAATCTACCCCTAAAGGATGAGTTTTGAACTCTGCTAAAACTATTCAGTTGGGAAATGAGAAAGCTAGGGAAATGGGAGAATTTTCTACATTTCAAAACGGCCCCATTCACTGGTAATGTTACACAATTTACATCTCTCCCAGAATAGCACTTTGGGTTGTTCTGGAGTTCGAGGGTCTCTAAGAgcccaccaccaccgccccccaaATTTGCTGGGATTGACAGCAGAGAAAAAATCCTGATAGGCAGCAGTAACCTTTCCCTCTTCCACTCACCAATGAGATGACAACCCCCATCACTTCCTTTTGAAGATTTTCTAACAGGCTTCCAACCCTTGGGGACCCCTAAATGAGCTCAAGgcttagagaaaaatgaaaatcgtTCTTCATCCTGTGCTAGCAGAAAGAGTGACACTTACCTTCTGACTTGCTGCAGAGGTGGAGTAGCAGCAGTGACATCAAAGCAGCCAGGAGCAAACTCTTGCTACTGCACATCATTTTCAGCTCAAAGAATAGATGTCTCAGTGCTGGGTACCTAGTGCCTGGGAGAGCTGTTATGCTTGATAGCAGCCTGGGTCTGGGATGGCCCTACTTATAGCAAATATTTGAATGCACATAGAAGGCGTGTTCTCACATGGGGTTTTCCCCATTGACTAACCTGCCCCATCATGTCGtcacaaagaagaaaccacaggGAAAACTTCCTGCCTTTCCCTAATGTTGGGAAGGTGTGAAGGGcaggatggagggggagggaggattaAGAAGGGGAAAATCCTGTAAAATCCTTTGAATTTGCAAAGAAGGAAACGCAGCTCAGCCCTGAGTCCCAGAAAAGATGTCTGTCCTGTTTTAACTTAATCTCTTGTCTCTGAAAAGAGAGGACAAGGATTAACAATGATACAAAGATAAGCCCCACTCGGGAACATTCCAGAACTCCTATTGTTACACTCTGATTGCTTCCCAGAGCCAAtaggggagggagaggatgagGCAGGACACCAAGCGTACTCAGGCATTTACAATTTCATCGTTGCTGCTCAGCTGTCACCAAAGACCTTGAATTTCTGGGCTATTATGCAGAGCAGGTAATATAGCAATGCTTAGTAGTGTCCCCAGTTTTAGTGGAAAATACCAGCTCTTAAGTGAGCCTCAAGTTTCAGCTTTATCTTAGTTTCAGTCTCACTCTTCTAAATCTTCTACATTTTACATGACTCTAATCAACATTGCAGCCCAGAAAATGACCCTCATCTGCCCATAACTCTTCATGCTAATGTGGTTACATAACTCAATACAAagcctcagaagaaaaaaaagaaagaggaaaaaagtaggAAGAATATCATTGTATGCTAGGAACTGGGTTTGCAGGAAGGGTATGACTATAAAGAAACACCACAAGGGAGTTTTGGGGGGGTGACGAAGTTATTTTCTATCCTATTATGGGAATGGTTACACATCACtacatgtgttaaaattcatagaaatgtacatcaaaagaaaaaagtgaattgtattatatgatcatttaaaaaataaagtttaaagatatcaaaatcataaaaaaagaacTGTCCACTATAAACAAATAGACTGAAAGTAAAAGAtcaaaaaagatatgccatgcaaagaataaacaaaagagaaCTGGAGTTGCTATGCCTATGTCTaaagaaacaaactttaaaacaaaagaaagttacTAGAGGTAAAGAGGGAGTTCCATAATGATAAAGGATCAATCTGtcagaaagatataaaaatcatGACCATATATACATCTAACAACAGCacctcaaaatacataaagcaaaaactgacagaattgaagggaagAATAAACAATTCAACAATAAAGGTAGACATTTCAATACCATATTTTCAATAATGAATAGAAAAACTAGACAGAAGATGCACAAGAAAACAGAAGATTCaaacaacactataaaccaactaaGCCTAACAGACATCACTAGAACATTCTACCCAACAACAATAGAAGAGGCATTCTTCCAAAGTTCATATGGAACATTCTTCCAGATaaatcatatgttaggccataaaacaagtcttaataaatttcaaaggattgaaatcatacaaaatgttttcaaacCACAATGTAATTAGAATTCAGTAACCgaagaaaatttgagaaattcacaaatatgtggatatTAAACATTACATGGCTAAATAACCAATGTGtcaaagaagtcataaagaaagtagaaaatactttgagatgaatgaaaataaaaacacaacatacaAAAACTTATATGATGCAGCTGCTCAGAGAGAAACGTATAGCAGGGAtacatgaaatagagaatagcAAAAAATAGAGGAAATCAAAGTAACCaaaatttggttctttgaaaagatcaacaaaattaacaAGCTTTAACTAGGCTAACCAAGAAAAAACAAGGGAGGGGTGGAGTGAAGAGAAGACAAATTGTTAAACTCAAGAATGAAAGAAGGGGCATCACTACCaactttaagaaatgaaaaggactAAAAGGGAATATgatgaacaactgtatgccaatacaTTAGATAAAATAGATGAAAGGGACAAATTactagaaagacacaaattacgAACCTGACTCAAGCAGACATAGAAAGTTTGAATATGTAACAAGATATCAAATTGGTAACTAAAAATATTTCCACAAAGGAAAGTCCAGACGCAGATAGCTTCACTGgttaattctaccaaatattcaaagaaaaattaaaaccaattcttcacaaacttttttaaaaagtagaagaggaggaaacaattTCTAACTATTCTATAAGGACAGTATTACACTGATATCAAAATAAGACagagacatcacaagaaaaagaaaaactacagaccagtatctcttatgaatacagacacaaaaatcctcagcaaaacacTAGTAATCTGtatccaacaacatataaaaaggacaTAAACTAGGAAATGTAATACACAATATTAgctgaacaaaaacaaaatccgcgtgaaaagcatttgacaaaaattttaCACTCTATCATAGTAAACGCTCAGTGAACTAGGAATAGTAGAGAACGTCTTCAATCTGATAAAGGTCATCTATGAAAAtctcacagctaatatcatacttaatgttgaaagacagaaagaatgcTTTCCTTCTGAGATCAAGACCAAGACAGGCGTGTCCACTCTAACCACTACTATTCatcattgtactggaggttctagccaggatAATTAGTCAAGAAAAGGGGGAGGcacccagattggaaaggaagtagTAACTATCTTAATTTGCAAATGAGATAatcttgtatgtagaaaatcctaaataatctactaaaaaactattagaactaataagttcaTCGAGGTTGCAAGAttcaagatcaatatacaaaaaaatattaattgtatttctatacaataTCAATAAACAACTTGAATATAGAATAAAAAAGCAATTActtttacaatagcataaaagaataaaatatctaggtataaaattaacaaaacaagtgaaaagtaacttaaaactacaaaactttattaaagaaattaaagaaggcttctaaataaatggaaagacgagcggtgggatgaattgggagattgggattgacatatatacactaatatgtgtaaaatagataactaataagaacgtgctgtataaaataaatgaatgaaataaaattcaaaaaaaaaaagaagctaaacaTACACTTACGACATGACACAGCCATTGTATTCCTCGGTATTCACCCAAAAAGAGTGCATATGTCCCCACAAAAATTTTTCCACAAATGCTTATAGTGGTGTTTTTTCAAACCAaataagtgattatagttgatttacaatgttgtattagcttcaggtatacagcaaagtgattcagttatatgtatatgtgtat
Encoded proteins:
- the CCL20 gene encoding C-C motif chemokine 20 isoform X1; translated protein: MMCSSKSLLLAALMSLLLLHLCSKSEAASNFDCCLQYTEKILHPKFIVGFTQQLANEACDINAVILYTKRRLAVCADPKKSWVKHVVHILSQRVKKM
- the CCL20 gene encoding C-C motif chemokine 20 isoform X2 → MMCSSKSLLLAALMSLLLLHLCSKSEASNFDCCLQYTEKILHPKFIVGFTQQLANEACDINAVILYTKRRLAVCADPKKSWVKHVVHILSQRVKKM